In a single window of the Vicinamibacterales bacterium genome:
- a CDS encoding superoxide dismutase, translated as MVHELPPLSYAYDALEPHVDEQTMRIHHGKHHAAYIKNLDAALEKHPDLQSKGLDELMGDLASVPEDIRTAVRNNGGGHWNHSMFWQVMGPNAGGDPTGKVAEAITASFGNFDSLKDQFAKAAAGRFGSGWVWIVVDGNTLSVVSTPNQDNPLMDGKCAILGLDVWEHAYYLNYQNRRPDYVKAWWNVVNWVEVNKRLG; from the coding sequence ATGGTCCACGAATTGCCGCCACTTTCGTATGCCTACGACGCGCTTGAGCCTCACGTGGACGAGCAGACGATGCGCATTCACCATGGCAAGCATCACGCCGCTTACATTAAGAACCTGGACGCAGCGCTCGAGAAGCATCCGGACTTACAGTCGAAGGGTTTGGACGAGCTTATGGGTGATCTTGCCAGTGTGCCGGAGGACATTCGCACAGCGGTTCGCAATAACGGCGGGGGACATTGGAACCATTCAATGTTCTGGCAAGTCATGGGACCGAATGCTGGAGGGGACCCAACGGGCAAGGTTGCCGAAGCGATCACGGCTTCATTCGGTAATTTTGACAGCCTTAAAGATCAATTTGCAAAGGCGGCGGCGGGCCGATTTGGTAGCGGTTGGGTGTGGATCGTAGTCGATGGTAACACGCTGTCGGTTGTAAGCACGCCGAATCAGGATAATCCGCTTATGGATGGAAAATGCGCGATCCTTGGACTCGACGTGTGGGAGCACGCATACTATCTGAACTATCAGAATCGGCGACCTGACTATGTCAAAGCGTGGTGGAACGTCGTCAACTGGGTCGAAGTTAACAAGCGACTCGGTTAA
- a CDS encoding glycoside hydrolase family 3 protein has translation MTHRIDYTRRRCGPVPFELPSAHMSPPLRTRPRAITSVILAMVVSAGLPIYSQQNASTLDPEARTWVMNTLGTMSVDQQIGQLIMPSLLSTYTGSDTETFDSLVALAHEQEVGGFLVFGGRELAPDVLLNPTYGTVTLGQPMSAMSLINRLQKIARVPLIFSSDFEAGVGFRIGGGTVFPRAMAFGAAGDERLAYEAGRITAIESRSIGVHVNFAPVVDVNNNPRNPVINTRSFGEDPALVGRLASAYIRGTHDGGMLATVKHFPGHGDTDIDSHVGLPIIPHGRERLQLLEWSPFRDSIAAGVDGVMTAHIVLPMLDPEEGIPSTLSRTVVEGVLRDEFNFDGLIFTDSMQMGAISNQWSTEDAAVRAILAGNDIVLHPADAVAAINGIRAAVEEGQVSLERIRESATRVLEMKARLGLHRNRFVDSERLPERVGGREHGSVADRVSEQAMTLLSDSRGDIPFRLSRDATILYLSVLDRPSGWRIGAPSRTFIAELRDRWPNVTAVEISNQTSRQALDLLRSTSGQFDAIVASVFVRTTPRDGGMDLAPSLVSLLERLGSMTEGRHQPYAVVLFGSPYTALALPSVPALLLTYDFYDRAERNAVRALAGESRIGGRLPVSLPEMFPRGHGLDR, from the coding sequence ATGACTCATCGGATAGATTATACAAGGCGACGTTGCGGACCGGTGCCTTTCGAACTACCATCGGCGCATATGTCGCCTCCCCTGCGCACAAGGCCACGTGCAATCACATCCGTCATACTTGCGATGGTTGTATCGGCCGGCCTACCTATCTACAGCCAACAAAATGCGTCAACACTAGACCCAGAAGCTCGAACGTGGGTCATGAACACGCTCGGTACCATGAGTGTGGACCAACAGATTGGTCAACTGATTATGCCATCCCTGTTGTCGACCTACACAGGCAGTGATACCGAGACTTTCGATTCGCTGGTCGCGCTGGCTCACGAGCAAGAAGTGGGTGGCTTTCTAGTGTTCGGCGGACGAGAGTTGGCACCAGACGTACTACTTAATCCAACATACGGCACTGTTACACTCGGTCAGCCAATGTCAGCGATGTCACTGATCAATCGGCTACAAAAGATCGCTCGAGTACCTTTGATCTTCTCAAGTGATTTTGAGGCCGGTGTCGGTTTTAGAATCGGTGGCGGCACGGTGTTCCCCCGTGCGATGGCATTTGGGGCAGCGGGCGACGAACGGTTGGCCTATGAAGCTGGTCGGATCACGGCAATCGAGTCTCGGTCCATTGGAGTACACGTGAACTTTGCACCGGTTGTGGATGTCAACAACAACCCACGGAATCCAGTGATTAACACGCGCTCCTTTGGCGAGGACCCAGCATTGGTAGGGCGGCTTGCTAGTGCCTACATTCGTGGTACGCACGACGGCGGGATGCTGGCCACGGTCAAGCACTTTCCAGGCCATGGTGATACCGATATCGATTCCCATGTTGGCCTGCCAATCATTCCACATGGTCGAGAGCGTTTACAGCTGCTCGAGTGGTCCCCGTTTCGTGACAGTATTGCAGCGGGAGTGGATGGTGTTATGACTGCGCACATTGTCCTTCCGATGCTCGATCCCGAGGAAGGGATTCCTTCTACCCTTAGCCGCACAGTTGTTGAGGGGGTCCTACGCGATGAATTCAACTTCGATGGATTAATCTTTACAGATTCGATGCAGATGGGTGCGATTAGTAACCAGTGGTCGACAGAAGATGCAGCAGTCCGAGCAATTTTGGCAGGGAACGATATTGTTCTGCACCCAGCCGACGCCGTGGCCGCGATAAATGGTATTCGTGCGGCGGTGGAGGAGGGCCAAGTATCGCTTGAAAGGATTCGAGAGTCGGCGACTCGGGTGCTCGAAATGAAGGCACGCTTGGGGCTTCATCGAAATCGCTTCGTTGATTCAGAGAGACTGCCGGAACGGGTTGGCGGACGGGAACATGGAAGCGTTGCCGACCGGGTGAGCGAACAAGCGATGACTCTGCTTTCCGATTCTCGTGGTGATATACCGTTCAGGCTATCGCGAGATGCCACAATTCTCTACCTGTCGGTTCTTGATCGCCCATCTGGTTGGCGGATCGGTGCACCCAGTCGAACTTTCATCGCGGAGTTACGAGACCGTTGGCCGAATGTCACGGCTGTGGAAATTTCTAATCAAACCTCGCGTCAGGCACTCGATCTTCTGCGATCAACCTCTGGACAATTTGATGCGATCGTCGCGTCAGTTTTCGTACGGACGACTCCTCGAGACGGCGGAATGGACCTCGCGCCCTCGCTTGTCTCACTACTCGAACGACTGGGTAGTATGACCGAGGGACGACACCAACCTTACGCAGTGGTTTTATTCGGCAGTCCCTACACGGCTCTGGCACTTCCTTCGGTCCCTGCTCTTTTACTGACCTACGATTTCTATGATAGGGCAGAGCGTAATGCCGTACGTGCACTGGCTGGCGAGTCACGTATCGGCGGGAGGCTTCCGGTCAGCCTGCCTGAGATGTTTCCTCGTGGCCATGGCTTGGATCGGTAG
- the glp gene encoding gephyrin-like molybdotransferase Glp has protein sequence MRPIRETIGLDEALALIKEATKPLERSERVALSGAGGRVASRDVVSEQEVPPFDRAAMDGFAVVAEDTFGTTRYQPKALKCVETVFTGQIPNRRVGRGECSQIATGAPMPQGADAVVMVEETDRDVDNQVRIFTPVYPRRNVGRRGADIVPGQTLVRRDDFLSAGRIGALAAIGVSDIEVYAKPSLALLSTGDEIIPPGQSLGPGQIYDINRFTLETIVRNHGGLAIGKPTAADTVEALTTAVQACTAHDLLVFSGGSSVGERDLILDVLHSQGEVLFHGIAVKPGKPTVFGRIGGTPVLGMPGYPTSCLSNAYMLLIPILRRIAHLPPYRPRVLTLPIAERVVSTTGRHQFYTVRLSNGSAVPAFKASGDITSMSLADGYIEIPAQTDIVEKGEEVIVKLF, from the coding sequence ATGCGTCCCATTCGTGAAACGATAGGGCTTGATGAGGCGCTTGCACTCATTAAGGAAGCTACAAAACCCTTAGAGCGAAGCGAGCGTGTCGCGCTCTCGGGGGCCGGCGGCCGCGTTGCCTCGCGCGACGTGGTATCGGAACAGGAGGTTCCTCCGTTCGATCGCGCGGCGATGGATGGTTTTGCGGTCGTCGCTGAAGATACTTTTGGTACGACCCGTTACCAACCTAAAGCGTTGAAGTGCGTGGAAACCGTCTTCACCGGTCAGATACCTAACCGCCGTGTCGGTCGGGGTGAGTGCTCTCAGATTGCGACGGGTGCTCCTATGCCTCAAGGTGCTGACGCTGTGGTGATGGTCGAAGAGACCGATCGTGACGTCGATAATCAGGTTCGTATTTTTACACCAGTTTACCCACGCCGGAACGTGGGCCGCCGAGGCGCTGACATCGTGCCGGGTCAGACACTCGTCCGACGTGACGACTTCCTTAGCGCCGGACGTATCGGCGCACTCGCGGCCATCGGAGTCTCCGACATAGAGGTATACGCAAAGCCGTCACTGGCTCTGTTGTCGACAGGCGATGAGATCATCCCACCCGGTCAGTCGCTCGGTCCAGGACAAATCTACGATATCAACCGATTTACCCTAGAGACCATCGTGCGGAACCATGGCGGATTAGCCATCGGAAAGCCCACCGCAGCCGACACAGTCGAAGCGTTAACAACAGCCGTTCAGGCATGCACTGCTCACGATTTACTGGTGTTTTCCGGCGGTAGTTCTGTCGGCGAGCGCGACCTGATTCTCGACGTATTGCATAGCCAGGGCGAGGTGCTGTTTCATGGCATTGCCGTTAAGCCTGGTAAACCAACGGTTTTCGGGAGGATTGGAGGCACTCCGGTGCTCGGGATGCCAGGTTACCCGACCTCGTGCCTATCAAACGCCTACATGCTACTCATCCCAATCCTTCGACGGATAGCACACCTACCACCATATCGACCACGGGTACTAACACTGCCGATCGCAGAGCGAGTCGTGTCAACGACGGGGCGTCACCAGTTCTATACAGTCCGACTTAGCAACGGCTCTGCTGTACCCGCCTTTAAGGCATCAGGCGACATTACGAGCATGTCGCTTGCCGACGGCTACATTGAGATCCCCGCTCAAACCGACATCGTGGAAAAAGGCGAAGAAGTCATTGTGAAGCTCTTCTAA
- the dnaX gene encoding DNA polymerase III subunit gamma/tau, which translates to MPYQVIARKWRPKKFDDVVGQRGVTQTLRNAIESERIAQAFVFAGPRGVGKTTTARILARALNCVKGPVPDPCGKCDPCLEIAEGRDLDVHELDGATHTGIDNVREVIIEGLAMMPARDRYKVFLIDEFHQLSKSSFNALLKSIEEPPPYVVFMMATTELEKVPDTVLSRSQVFEFRSIGASEIADQLHRIAKVEKIDIDASALALLARSAEGSMRDAQTALDQVLAFGGEHITAEDVSTVLGLVGRDLLLDTIEAVADERAADLFQLSGQFVEAGYDLRQVCRELSRVCRDLLVLAIDVSRFEDPEIAPEGDRDRLRALVQRFSREDLMRAFDVLSRAEADLRRSSQPRYHLEMALLRWIHLRHLVPLAEVIEGLKSDTPTKRSGDSDTPPRAPLSGGSAPAMRPHPSAKSQVKAVPRRVAQVKTKPVKAESPPTGRAAETLSDGGEKDLKSACMAELQRTKKVLYGTVIAQARRIVLDGDRIIFTFGTNQKTLQDQLKDQCSWVEKTASQIAGKKMRVVVEQENVDELVSTSPLAANESRKAEVMDDPTVQAMLDVLPGEIRDIEKA; encoded by the coding sequence ATGCCCTACCAAGTTATTGCTCGGAAGTGGCGTCCCAAGAAATTTGATGATGTGGTGGGACAGCGCGGTGTCACCCAGACGCTGCGGAATGCAATCGAGAGCGAGCGCATCGCCCAGGCTTTCGTCTTTGCGGGACCTCGGGGCGTTGGGAAAACGACAACGGCTAGGATTCTGGCCCGCGCCTTGAACTGCGTAAAGGGTCCCGTCCCTGACCCGTGTGGCAAATGCGATCCCTGCCTTGAGATTGCCGAGGGGCGTGATCTCGATGTCCATGAACTTGATGGCGCGACACACACGGGGATTGATAACGTTCGTGAAGTCATCATTGAGGGCCTAGCGATGATGCCGGCGCGCGACCGCTACAAGGTCTTCTTGATTGACGAATTTCACCAACTGTCGAAGTCCTCTTTTAACGCGCTTTTGAAATCGATCGAAGAGCCCCCACCGTACGTTGTGTTCATGATGGCAACGACTGAACTCGAAAAGGTCCCGGACACTGTCTTGTCCCGGTCGCAGGTGTTTGAGTTTAGGAGCATTGGGGCTTCCGAAATCGCTGACCAACTTCATCGGATCGCCAAGGTTGAGAAGATCGACATCGATGCCAGCGCCTTGGCGCTGTTAGCACGCTCGGCGGAAGGGAGTATGCGCGACGCCCAGACCGCACTCGATCAAGTTCTTGCCTTCGGTGGTGAGCACATCACGGCGGAGGATGTCTCTACTGTCCTCGGGCTTGTGGGGCGAGATCTTTTGCTCGACACCATCGAGGCGGTCGCGGATGAGCGAGCAGCGGATCTGTTTCAACTCTCCGGCCAATTTGTCGAGGCAGGTTACGACCTTCGGCAGGTGTGTCGAGAACTGTCACGGGTGTGTCGCGATCTACTGGTCCTGGCGATTGACGTGTCCCGTTTTGAAGACCCCGAAATTGCACCCGAGGGCGACCGTGACCGGTTGCGGGCGTTGGTACAGCGTTTCTCTCGGGAGGACCTCATGCGGGCGTTCGACGTGCTCAGTCGGGCCGAGGCGGACCTACGCCGATCCTCTCAGCCTCGGTATCACCTTGAAATGGCGCTGCTTCGCTGGATCCATTTACGTCACCTGGTGCCGCTTGCCGAGGTGATTGAGGGACTTAAAAGCGACACACCGACTAAGCGCTCTGGTGACTCGGACACGCCCCCCCGAGCTCCTCTTAGCGGAGGGTCAGCGCCGGCGATGCGTCCTCACCCAAGTGCGAAGAGTCAGGTGAAGGCGGTTCCTCGCCGGGTGGCACAAGTCAAGACCAAGCCTGTTAAGGCCGAATCACCACCGACCGGTCGAGCGGCGGAAACCCTGTCGGACGGAGGTGAAAAGGACTTGAAAAGTGCGTGCATGGCGGAACTCCAGCGTACCAAAAAAGTTCTTTACGGCACTGTTATAGCTCAGGCGCGACGCATCGTCTTGGACGGCGATCGGATCATATTCACATTCGGGACGAACCAGAAGACACTTCAGGACCAACTTAAAGACCAGTGTTCATGGGTGGAGAAGACGGCATCCCAGATCGCTGGTAAGAAGATGAGGGTGGTAGTCGAGCAGGAAAACGTTGATGAGCTAGTTTCGACGTCACCGTTGGCAGCCAACGAGTCTCGGAAAGCCGAGGTGATGGACGACCCTACTGTGCAAGCGATGCTGGATGTACTTCCTGGTGAGATTCGGGACATTGAGAAAGCCTGA
- a CDS encoding class I SAM-dependent methyltransferase, translated as MSDDPLSVAAEKRLKLERERIDRQYNDALTALDHALQQFPELPVSPALPDDSLVTRLNELARLVPEEGVDCGVGWRGRIRRFVWRFIGPVFQRQHDFNLALIDHINRNVEPTRQRAHALDKVLTAIRDSFASQAFFQHKLMLYAQQITPYVNTKQPSMPLSVQEFGVGLAAGLDAVGDEIQKRGEANIVRERRFEARVEELRATVGALQQKLLLLTRQLEPQEAGNISKSTESRSSRRQAALATEPPPKPHLTEGQLSTADGAFKYVGFQDQFRGAPEEIRARMNEYAPDFTGAVDVLDVGCGRGEFLDVLKEHGVPARGLDINPEMVKVCQMRGLDVVEGDVVSYLEGLDDGSLGGLFSAQVVEHLRPEYLVRLLELSYQKLRPGSQIVLETINPACWVAFFDGYIRDITHAQPLHPDTLTYLLHATGFQGATIRYCAPYPEHAKLQRVAVSNQFKKSKDADELASLTVAFNDAADKINSFLFTHLDYAVIAKRL; from the coding sequence ATGAGCGATGATCCGCTGTCTGTTGCCGCCGAAAAACGTCTGAAGCTTGAACGGGAAAGGATCGACCGTCAATATAACGACGCGTTGACGGCACTCGATCATGCACTGCAGCAGTTTCCTGAGCTTCCAGTTTCACCGGCATTACCTGACGACTCCCTTGTCACCAGACTAAACGAGTTGGCCCGGCTAGTTCCTGAAGAGGGTGTAGATTGCGGTGTCGGATGGCGAGGACGGATTAGGCGTTTCGTATGGCGATTTATAGGACCGGTGTTTCAACGACAGCATGATTTCAACCTTGCGTTGATCGACCACATTAACCGCAACGTTGAGCCCACTCGCCAGAGGGCGCATGCTCTTGACAAGGTGCTGACGGCGATTCGCGACTCATTTGCTTCCCAAGCTTTCTTTCAACACAAGCTCATGTTGTACGCGCAGCAAATCACCCCCTATGTAAATACTAAGCAACCAAGTATGCCGCTCAGTGTGCAGGAGTTTGGGGTAGGCCTTGCTGCGGGTCTCGATGCGGTTGGTGATGAAATCCAGAAACGCGGCGAGGCGAATATTGTGAGGGAACGGCGGTTTGAAGCAAGGGTTGAAGAACTTCGGGCGACCGTTGGTGCACTGCAGCAGAAGTTACTTCTGTTGACAAGGCAGCTAGAACCACAGGAGGCGGGGAATATTAGTAAATCAACCGAGAGTCGAAGTAGCCGACGTCAGGCTGCGCTCGCTACAGAGCCTCCCCCTAAGCCGCACTTGACCGAAGGCCAGTTGAGCACTGCGGACGGCGCATTCAAATACGTAGGTTTTCAAGATCAATTTCGCGGAGCACCTGAAGAAATTCGAGCACGCATGAATGAATACGCACCTGATTTCACTGGGGCGGTTGACGTGTTGGATGTAGGGTGCGGCCGGGGTGAGTTCCTCGATGTGCTCAAGGAACATGGTGTGCCGGCGCGTGGCCTCGACATCAACCCGGAGATGGTCAAGGTTTGCCAAATGCGCGGTCTTGATGTGGTGGAAGGTGATGTGGTCAGCTATCTGGAAGGTTTGGATGACGGTTCACTCGGTGGTCTTTTCTCGGCCCAGGTCGTCGAGCATTTACGACCAGAGTATCTGGTACGCCTACTCGAACTGTCATACCAAAAGCTTCGACCAGGGTCTCAGATCGTGCTCGAAACGATTAATCCTGCTTGCTGGGTCGCGTTCTTCGACGGTTATATTCGCGATATCACGCATGCGCAGCCCCTGCATCCCGATACACTGACCTATCTATTGCATGCAACCGGGTTTCAAGGCGCTACTATCCGATACTGTGCTCCATATCCTGAACACGCCAAGCTGCAAAGGGTAGCGGTATCGAACCAGTTCAAGAAATCTAAGGATGCGGATGAACTAGCTTCCCTCACGGTGGCGTTTAACGATGCCGCTGACAAGATCAACAGCTTCTTGTTTACCCATTTGGACTACGCGGTCATTGCTAAACGCCTCTAA
- a CDS encoding molybdenum cofactor biosynthesis protein B, with protein sequence MSHLEHRVQAPTHVRCYVLTVSDTRTKETDGGGRTVIELLTAAGHTVVDRQIVKDEPNQVRTTVATQLKNNEIQTIITTGGTGISSRDRSYEAVTELLEKRLTGFGELFRALSFAEIGPAAMLSRAFAGTAGGKIIFGLPGSEHAVRLALTKLILPELGHLVREASR encoded by the coding sequence ATGAGTCATTTAGAGCACCGTGTACAGGCGCCCACCCACGTGCGCTGCTACGTGCTAACCGTGTCGGACACCCGTACCAAGGAAACCGATGGGGGTGGTCGAACCGTCATTGAACTGCTTACTGCAGCAGGGCACACGGTAGTCGATCGGCAAATCGTCAAGGACGAACCTAATCAGGTCCGTACCACTGTCGCCACGCAACTCAAGAATAATGAGATTCAGACCATTATCACGACAGGAGGCACTGGCATCTCCTCACGTGATCGCTCCTACGAAGCGGTCACTGAACTACTGGAGAAACGGCTCACAGGCTTCGGCGAGCTTTTCCGCGCTTTAAGTTTTGCAGAAATTGGTCCCGCCGCGATGTTGAGCAGAGCCTTCGCTGGTACGGCAGGGGGTAAGATTATTTTCGGTTTGCCGGGCTCAGAGCATGCGGTTCGGTTGGCGTTAACGAAACTCATACTTCCTGAACTTGGACATCTCGTTCGAGAAGCTTCCCGTTAG
- a CDS encoding EVE domain-containing protein: MYWLFKEEPSSYSFEEFVKDDQTSWTGVRNPLAQKHLRSVKKGDRIFYYHTGNQKAVVGIARAIGNAYLDPSDTSGKRHTVDIVPSRKLRRPVTLAEIKADRKFAAFPLVRISRLSVMPVSAKEWAAIEFLSKT; the protein is encoded by the coding sequence ATGTATTGGCTGTTTAAGGAAGAACCGTCAAGTTATAGCTTTGAAGAATTTGTCAAAGATGACCAGACCTCTTGGACTGGAGTAAGGAATCCCCTGGCCCAAAAGCACCTCCGCTCAGTGAAAAAAGGCGATCGAATCTTCTACTACCATACGGGAAACCAGAAAGCAGTTGTCGGAATCGCACGTGCCATCGGTAACGCCTACCTCGATCCGTCGGACACTTCCGGTAAGCGCCATACGGTCGATATCGTTCCGAGTCGCAAGCTGCGCCGCCCGGTGACACTGGCTGAGATCAAAGCGGACCGCAAGTTTGCAGCTTTTCCTCTCGTGCGGATCTCGAGGCTCTCCGTCATGCCGGTAAGTGCCAAGGAATGGGCCGCAATCGAATTCCTATCCAAGACCTAA
- a CDS encoding glycosyltransferase family 4 protein, whose protein sequence is MKRLAWFTPLPPERSGIATYSSEILGLLTDVYDVDIIVDSLPLQHNGDDRHISAYDFSWRQIKDPYDLIVYQLGNARCHDYIWPYMFRYPGLVVLHDGQLHQARARLLLQQKRYEDYRAEFEYNHPDARADIAYLGIAGLLGSLHYLWPMLRTVVNSARMVAVHNTTLVRELQDRFPEARIDRIRMGVPNASEASRAKHIRARHNISQETVVFAAFGRVTPEKRIAHTFRALAAIASRTPHVHLLIVGEPVPYYDAIAEAKSLGVSDRVTFTGYVEDRDLDDYIACADACLCMRWPSSGETSASWLRCLAGGRATIVTDLHHTIDVPALVTRGTWTPSPSVQLDKIAPIEQNVSAATGGPSGLPLCVSIDILDEENSLQVAMERLARDRALRRDLGNRAKRFWAAHHTLKHMQADYLRVISLALDSPTGVTPPLSHLRPDGLETARDILKDMGMSVDILGSS, encoded by the coding sequence ATGAAACGGCTCGCTTGGTTTACCCCACTACCCCCCGAACGTTCAGGAATTGCGACCTACAGTTCCGAGATCTTGGGACTGCTCACCGACGTCTATGATGTCGACATTATTGTCGACTCGTTACCGCTGCAACATAACGGGGATGATCGACACATCAGCGCATACGATTTTTCTTGGCGGCAGATTAAGGATCCCTACGATTTAATCGTTTACCAGCTTGGTAACGCAAGATGTCATGACTACATCTGGCCGTACATGTTTCGTTACCCAGGCCTTGTAGTTTTACACGACGGCCAATTACACCAGGCTCGGGCTCGCCTGTTGCTTCAGCAGAAGCGTTATGAAGACTATCGTGCTGAGTTTGAATACAACCATCCTGATGCAAGAGCCGACATTGCTTATCTTGGAATTGCCGGACTCTTGGGATCTCTACACTACCTCTGGCCAATGTTACGAACCGTTGTGAACTCGGCGAGAATGGTAGCCGTACACAATACGACACTCGTTCGAGAGTTACAGGACAGGTTTCCCGAGGCACGTATCGACCGAATCCGAATGGGTGTGCCGAATGCTTCCGAAGCCTCAAGAGCAAAGCACATCCGGGCCAGACACAACATTTCTCAAGAGACTGTAGTTTTTGCTGCGTTCGGTCGGGTGACGCCTGAGAAGCGAATTGCCCACACGTTTAGAGCACTTGCGGCCATCGCCAGCCGCACGCCGCATGTACACCTACTAATCGTTGGTGAACCCGTTCCCTACTACGACGCAATTGCGGAGGCCAAGAGTCTGGGCGTTTCTGACCGTGTCACGTTTACAGGTTACGTGGAAGATCGCGATCTGGACGATTACATTGCGTGCGCTGATGCCTGCCTGTGTATGCGCTGGCCATCGTCTGGTGAAACATCCGCGTCGTGGTTACGGTGTTTAGCAGGTGGCCGTGCCACAATTGTTACTGATCTGCACCACACGATTGATGTACCGGCGCTTGTAACGCGGGGCACCTGGACACCATCGCCGTCAGTTCAGCTCGATAAGATCGCACCGATTGAGCAAAACGTGTCGGCTGCCACTGGCGGACCATCTGGGTTACCTCTCTGTGTCAGTATCGACATCTTGGACGAGGAGAACTCGTTGCAGGTGGCAATGGAACGGCTGGCACGTGACCGGGCGCTACGACGGGACCTCGGTAACCGAGCGAAAAGATTCTGGGCGGCTCACCACACCCTGAAGCACATGCAGGCTGATTATTTAAGGGTCATTAGCTTGGCCCTGGACAGTCCCACAGGGGTCACGCCTCCACTTTCTCACTTACGGCCAGATGGTCTAGAGACTGCACGTGACATCCTTAAGGATATGGGGATGTCAGTTGATATCCTCGGGAGTTCCTGA
- the tadA gene encoding tRNA adenosine(34) deaminase TadA: MREPFMRAALAEANRAEAAGEVPVGAVVVVDGEVVGSGFNQPIATQDPTAHAEIVALRAAGLACSNYRLTGASLYVTVEPCLMCVGALIHARIGMLVFGATEPKAGAVQSMCRSLDHPSLNHKVVVITGVLEAECSAVLQGFFQRRREGNILTTPLG, from the coding sequence ATGCGTGAGCCGTTCATGCGTGCTGCATTGGCCGAGGCAAATCGGGCTGAAGCGGCTGGCGAGGTTCCCGTTGGTGCAGTCGTTGTTGTTGACGGTGAGGTCGTCGGCTCTGGATTCAATCAGCCGATTGCGACGCAGGACCCGACAGCTCATGCAGAAATCGTGGCGCTGCGCGCGGCTGGACTGGCGTGTAGTAATTACCGTCTCACGGGTGCCTCACTCTATGTCACAGTCGAACCGTGCTTGATGTGCGTCGGCGCCTTGATTCACGCACGGATCGGCATGTTGGTGTTCGGGGCCACCGAACCCAAGGCTGGAGCGGTTCAGTCTATGTGTCGGTCACTGGACCATCCGTCACTGAACCACAAGGTTGTTGTAATCACTGGGGTGTTAGAGGCCGAATGCTCGGCGGTCCTACAGGGATTTTTCCAGCGACGTCGTGAGGGAAATATTTTGACGACGCCTCTCGGCTGA